From Medicago truncatula cultivar Jemalong A17 chromosome 7, MtrunA17r5.0-ANR, whole genome shotgun sequence, a single genomic window includes:
- the LOC11414836 gene encoding uncharacterized protein, protein MGAAVLPDTAVLGAVLKRYPFVPRHRFTRGISSTLSVRNRSYSVADKRIFKSAHIVFSHNNGDDMFTDIVVDQDLGKNEVLGIEDELIAAKKSLSEAQDRQEAIEKERDQLLEELARSEARKQEYSAAILHDKEVAIRELEAAKSLFQKNLEESVEEKFSLQSKLVLAKSDAVDLAVQVEKLAEAAFQQATSHILQDAQFRISSAETTAAEAAHQIEKQIKDATEGTISSIVEKSKHAIERALAVAEEAGEHAKEAMETFIDGTSPFTEITSVQVENIKLQGMLSDLESQMMVARNEVARLNIELEHTRQQVKAFEQRAIDAEKALLDLQESHRKTTLQQEEEMKSLMEKMRKDVADKTKAISKAFKTDLKNIKATIEASKEVVVSKDNAYLRRCAALQRSLMTSEDALKMWKQRAEMAEAWLMKERKLDVEDEDSIYAVNGGRIDLLTDVDSQKWKLLSDGPRRDIPQWMARRIKAVIPKFPPKKTDVAEALTSKFRSLELPKADEVWSIAREKPKEGDALIEHVFERETIEKKRKALERALQRKTIKWEKAPEQKILEPGTGTGREIVFQAFNWESWRRQWYQELASKAADLSKCGVTAVWLPPPTESVAAQGYMPSDLYNLNSSYGSVEELKYCIEELHTHDLLALGDVVLNHRCAHKQSPNGVWNIFGGKLAWGPEAIVCDDPHFQGRGNPSSGDIFHAAPNIDHSQEFVRKDIKEWLNWLRSDIGFDGWRLDFVKGFSGTYVKEYIEASNPVFAIGEYWDSLSYEHGSLCYNQDAHRQRIVNWINATGGTSSAFDITTKGILHSALHNEYWRMIDPQGKPTGVMGWWPSRAVTFLENHDTGSTQGHWPFPRDKLMQGYAYILTHPGTPVIFYDHFYDFGIHDVITELIEARRRAGIHCRSSIKIYNANNEGYVAQVGDSLVMKLGQFDWNPSKENRLEGSWQKFVDKGSDYQVWLRQ, encoded by the exons ATGGGAGCTGCTGTGTTGCCTGATACAGCAGTTTTGGGAGCAGTTCTTAAACGCTATCCCTTTGTTCCAAGGCACCGTTTTACCCGTGGAATATCTTCAACTTTGTCAGTAAGAAACAG AAGTTATTCCGTTGCTGACAAGAGGATCTTCAAATCAGCGCACATAGTTTTTTCACACAAT AATGGTGATGACATGTTTACAGATATAGTTGTTGATCAAGATTTAGGGAAAAATGAAGTTCTGGGAATAGAAGATGAATTAATAGCAGCCAAGAAATCTCTTTCAGAAGCACAAGACAGACAAGAGGCTATAGAGAAGGAGAGAGATCAATTGCTTGAAGAACTTGCACGCTCTGAGGCTAGAAAACAGGAGTACAGCGCCGCCATTTTACACGACAAAGAAGTAGCTATAAGAGAGCTTGAGGCTGCCAAATCTCTTTTCCAGAAAAATCTGGAGGAATCTGTTGAAGAGAAGTTCTCTCTGCAATCTAAGCTGGTCCTTGCTAAATCAGATGCTGTTGATCTTGCAGTGCAGGTTGAAAAGTTAGCAGAGGCTGCTTTCCAGCAGGCAACTTCTCATATACTACAAGATGCTCAATTCAGAATTTCATCTGCTGAAACCACAGCCGCTGAAGCAGCTCATCAGATCGAAAAGCAAATTAAGGATGCGACTGAGGGTACAATATCGTCCATTGTGGAGAAGTCAAAACATGCTATAGAAAGGGCTTTAGCTGTGGCAGAGGAAGCAGGTGAACATGCAAAGGAAGCCATGGAAACATTTATTGATGGTACATCTCCATTTACGGAAATTACCTCTGTCCAGGTAGAAAATATCAAGTTACAAGGAATGTTAAGTGATTTAGAATCTCAGATGATGGTTGCGAGAAATGAGGTTGCTAGATTGAACATAGAATTGGAGCACACCAGACAACAGGTGAAGGCATTTGAACAAAGAGCCATTGATGCGGAGAAAGCTTTGCTTGATCTTCAAGAGTCACACAGGAAAACCACTTTACAGCAAGAGGAGGAGATGAAGTCATTAATGGAGAAAATGAGAAAAGATGTGGCAGACAAGACGAAGGCAATTTCCAAGGCTTTTAAGACTGACTTGAAAAACATAAAGGCTACTATTGAAGCTTCAAAAGAAGTAGTCGTCAGTAAAGATAATGCCTACCTCAGAAGATGTGCAGCACTGCAGAGGTCATTGATGACATCAGAAGATGCTCTGAAGATGTGGAAACAGAGAGCTGAAATGGCTGAAGCATGGctaatgaaagaaagaaaactagacgtagaagatgaagattcaataTATGCTGTTAATGGTGGGAGGATAGATCTTTTGACGGATGTTGATTCTCAAAAATGGAAACTACTGAGTGACGGTCCTCGTAGAGATATACCTCAGTGGATGGCAAGAAGGATTAAGGCTGTCATTCCTAAATTTCCACCAAAAAAGACTGATGTAGCTGAAGCATTAACATCGAAGTTCAGATCCTTGGAGTTGCCTAAAGCCGATGAAGTATGGTCTATTGCTCGAGAAAAGCCGAAGGAAGGGGATGCTTTAATTGAACATGTTTTCGAAAGAGAAACAATTGAGAAGAAGCGGAAGGCCTTGGAGCGTGCTCTTCAACGGAAGACTATAAAGTGGGAGAAAGCCCCTGAACAAAAAATACTAG AGCCAGGAACAGGAACAGGACGAGAGATTGTG TTTCAAGCTTTTAACTGGGAGAGCTGGAGAAGGCAATGGTACCAGGAGTTGGCATCTAAAGCTGCTGATTTATCTAAATGTGGGGTGACTGCAGTGTGGCTGCCGCCACCAACAGAATCTGTTGCCGCTCAAG GTTACATGCCTTCTGATCTTTACAACTTGAATTCATCGTATGGTTCTGTGGAAGAACTTAAATATTGTATAGAGGAATTGCATACTCACGATCTGCTG GCCTTGGGAGATGTTGTACTTAACCATCGATGTGCACATAAACAG AGTCCAAATGGTGTTTGGAACATTTTCGGTGGTAAACTAGCATGGGGACCTGAAGCAATTGTATGTGATGATCCGCATTTTCAGGGGCGTGGAAATCCTTCAAGTG GGGATATCTTCCATGCTGCACCAAATATTGATCATTCTCAGGAATTTGTCCGAAAAGATATCAAGGAATGGTTGAACTGGCTTCGCAGTGATATAGGGTTTGATGGATGGCGGCTTGACTTTGTAAA AGGCTTCTCAGGCACATATGTAAAAGAATATATCGAAGCATCAAATCCTGTATTTGCCATTGGAGAATATTGGGACAGCTTGTCTTATGAACATGGAAGTTTATGCTACAACCAAg ATGCTCATCGGCAACGGATTGTTAATTGGATCAATGCGACCGGTGGTACTTCATCTGCATTTGATATCACTACAAAG GGGATACTTCATTCCGCTCTGCACAATGAATATTGGAGAATGATAGACCCTCAAGGGAAACCAACAGGAGTTATGGGATGGTGGCCTTCTCGTGCTGTCACATTCTTAGAGAACCATGATACAGGGTCCACACAA gGCCACTGGCCATTCCCACGAGATAAGCTGATGCAGGGATATGCATATATCTTGACTCATCCTGGAACT CCTGTTATATTTTATGACCATTTCTATGATTTTGGCATCCATGATGTAATAACCGAGTTGATTGAGGCACGGAGACGGGCTGGGATCCATTGTCGGAGCTCTATCAAGATATACAATGCAAACAATGAAGGATACGTAGCTCAAGTTGGTGATTCACTAGTAATGAAGCTTGGGCAGTTTGATTGGAATCCTTCAAAGGAGAACCGTTTGGAAGGGAGCTGGCAGAAGTTCGTTGACAAAGGATCAGATTACCAAGTTTGGTTGAGACAATAA